The following are encoded in a window of Euzebya sp. genomic DNA:
- a CDS encoding alpha/beta fold hydrolase, which produces MTPARRRAGAEAEYDDLSHLRRQAGIALRSLLRPGTYIGTVRELALTAVHAAAYPMGMARDANRRSRPLHDYDDLDTVVADHETARMPVLLVHGWIHNRSAFLGISRVLRRHGFRHIHAFDYNPLTYDIPEIAGMLAAEVDRVLAVTGAEKVLILGHSMGGVVARYYVQHLGGDAHVDTVVTLGSPHRGTYVAYLGWGQSAPQMKPGSALMRKLEETARPSDVRWIAVYSDLDLLILPAVNAKLIHPALRAHNIKVADLGHLSLLLSGEVMRAIVTHLSDRSLHRPAPHEDLGPTEEVVYPATGTDGARATLRAVPPLTAEG; this is translated from the coding sequence ATGACCCCCGCCCGCAGACGCGCAGGAGCCGAGGCCGAGTACGACGACCTCTCGCACCTGCGCCGCCAGGCGGGGATCGCGCTGCGCAGCCTGCTGCGCCCGGGGACCTACATCGGGACCGTCCGCGAGCTGGCCCTGACCGCGGTGCACGCGGCCGCCTACCCGATGGGCATGGCCCGTGACGCGAACCGCCGCTCGCGGCCGCTGCACGACTACGACGACCTCGACACCGTCGTCGCGGACCACGAGACCGCGCGGATGCCGGTCCTCCTGGTCCACGGCTGGATCCACAACCGCAGCGCGTTCCTCGGCATCAGCCGGGTGCTGCGCCGCCACGGGTTCCGCCACATCCACGCGTTCGACTACAACCCGCTGACCTACGACATCCCCGAGATCGCGGGGATGCTGGCCGCCGAGGTGGATCGCGTCCTGGCCGTCACCGGCGCGGAGAAGGTGCTGATCCTCGGCCACTCGATGGGCGGGGTGGTCGCCCGGTACTACGTGCAGCATCTGGGTGGCGACGCCCACGTCGACACCGTCGTCACCCTGGGTTCACCGCACCGCGGCACGTACGTCGCCTACCTCGGGTGGGGCCAGTCGGCGCCGCAGATGAAGCCGGGCAGCGCCCTGATGCGCAAGCTCGAGGAGACCGCCCGCCCGAGCGACGTCCGCTGGATCGCGGTGTACTCCGACCTCGACCTGCTGATCCTGCCGGCGGTCAACGCGAAGCTGATCCACCCGGCCCTGCGGGCGCACAACATCAAGGTCGCCGACCTCGGGCACCTGTCGCTGCTGCTGTCCGGCGAGGTCATGCGCGCCATCGTCACCCACCTCTCGGACCGCTCGCTGCACCGACCCGCGCCGCACGAGGACCTCGGCCCCACCGAGGAGGTCGTGTACCCGGCCACCGGGACCGACGGCGCCCGCGCGACCCTCCGCGCCGTCCCGCCCCTGACCGCGGAGGGCTGA